A window of Phacochoerus africanus isolate WHEZ1 chromosome 11, ROS_Pafr_v1, whole genome shotgun sequence genomic DNA:
GGATGCAAATGAGGGTGTATCTTTTTCTCCTTATGTCTCTAGGACTAAAAAGCATAAACTGATTTCCTGTGACCCTCCTGTGGATTTTGAAGATGGGAATCAAGTCACCTGGAATTCTAGTCCTTACACAGTAAGGGGCCACAGTGACTGTGGGAAGAACTTCAGGGTAATATTGAATAGCAACCACATCAGCATGACCAGCAGGGCTTCTGGATGTGGAAACACAAGTTATAAGAGAGGTTCTCCAAAGTCGTCTCTGAATAGACATTCAAGCCCTTCAGACACATCCCCTGGCAGTACACCCAGCTTGAGAAGTACTTGCTCAAATAATAGGTCCAGTGGTCGTGGGAGAGGTAATTTGCTCTACTTCTGCAAAAGACATCACAACTCAACTGAAAGGCACAGACGGAAACGTCGAAAGCACAGCTGTCTCTGCTTGTCTGATGAGCTAGCAAAGAGTGACTGTCCACCATCTGAAACACAGAGAGGCAGGAGCTGCAAATTGTGGGAgtcagttaaaaatgaaaaatactcaaaaCATGGATATAGTCActgcagagaaaaatataaagtgggTAAAAATCAACAGTTTTCAGGGCCAAAATCCAGAAGAATCCCCCATTGCGATGCTAGCTCCCAGACTTCTTGTGCTAGAAGCAGTGAAAACCCTCCTAACTGCCAGGGACTTCAGCACAGCAGATTGGGCTTTTactcaagaaagaaaatgtattactCAAATAAAAGTGAACGAAGCCAACAGTCTTTGGACAGCCCTCATCTTTGTGATCTGGGAAAAGTAAAACCCACACAGTCTAACCCTGGGAATATAAGCTGCCTTCTAAGAAACTGTTCCGACAGCCCTTCAGAAACCACAGAGTTGAACATTGTGGAAGGAAAGAGCACCCCCTTGACAGCCAAAAGCCTTTTAGAAAGAGTACAAGCCAAGAAACGTCAAGAACAATCAACTCATTTTGAAGTCACTTCAGACAGTTGTAAAAATGAATCAGAGGCTCATTCACCAATCCAATGTACAATTCAATTCATACCACCAGGTTGTACCAGCCCTGCATTGCCTATGTCTAAAAACATACAGAACACAAGTAGAAGAAGAAAGGATAAAGGCAGTTCAATGCAAAGAACTACTGAGAAAGACACAGTCAAAAGTTCACagacaaatgatttttctgttttaggaGACACCAATTGTGATAATCACCTTTCTAAAGGTATAATTCATGGAGCAGCGGAGTCCCACTCACCAAACATGAAAAAGAACCCAACCACAAAAGAACAGTCAAAATCTTTAATTAGTGAGTTCCAACCTTTTATTCAAAGCTGTGACCCGGTACCAAATGACTTCCCTGGTGCTTTTCCATCTAATAGATATACTGATGTTATTGATTCAACAGAGACCAAAGAGGACCGAATAAATCTAGACTTAGAGGATGTAAGCATGCATATGAATCATGTAGAGGGGACTATAAACTCTTACTATGACAGAACAATGCAGAAGCATGACAAAGTAGCAGATGACTTAGAAATGTGTCATAAATCTTTCTCTCCCCCTTTAATTCAACAGCCCATAACGTTTTCTCCTgatgaaatagataaatataagCTCCTACAGCTACAAGCCCAGCAGCATATGCAGAAACAGCTCCTATCAAAGCATCTTCGAGTTGTGCCTGCCACAGGGCCAACGGCCTTCTCTCCGGCCTCAGCTGTACAGACAGTTCCGGTTCACCCGCAGGCTTCCATCACCACGATCCACCACACGTTCCTGCAGCATTTTGTTTCTGCTTCCATAAATGCCCATAGCAGTCACCTCCCTATAGCTCATCTCCATCCTCTTCCGCAGCCACATTTTAATCCATTCGCCTTTTCACCTCTGACTCCAACCATCATCCCAGCGCACCACACTTTCTTAGCGGGTCACCCCCTGCATTTAGTCACTACTGCCCCCTTCCACCCACCTCACATAACGCTtcagcccctgccccctgcagcaTATATTCCCACATTGTTTGGCCCTCACTTAAACCCAGCCACAGCTTCTATCATCCACTTGAATCCTTTAATTCAACCAGTGTTTCAAGGTCAAGATCTTTGCCATCATTCTTGCTCCAGTCAGATGCAACCAATAAATGGAGTGAAAGAGGCCTTAAATGTGCCAACTCACTTGAACTAATACATGTTAAAGCCccttctttggataaataaaacaaattgtcATTACCTTcagaatgatatatttaaattggACTGATTAttacaagatttaaaatgggGGTGCCAATTCAAAACATGACTGGTAGAGAAATATGAACTAAATGGCCAATATTGAAATAGAAgcattttaagaatttcttttaaattgcaAAACTATGGAACAAATTTAAAGGAATTGTATGGCTAGGTAGAGGGAAGAGTGTTAAAATTCTGTTTTGGATGAGTTCTCAcacaacaaaaatggaaaacatttaagCAGATCATTGATACTACAAAGTAAATTAACCGGAACATAATGCCCTTTGTTCCAGGTGTTCGTTGagtgagtgaacaaatgaatgaattaatgcacatttggttttatttatcaGGTAATAATAAAAGGTCAGTGAaatgaattaattatattaaaaataattcctatgGTTAACTGTTGACTAAGCTTTCAATCAGTATAATCTCTTTCAATCAATATACTATATTTTCATGGGAAAAAGAGATGACAAGAAATTGTCTAACTAATCCAGATTGAAAACTAGTCTGCAATGCAAAACAGTCTTATTCAGAATGTACGGCTGTGTTTCTGTGGAATATTGGACTCTCTTCATTTCAGTCCCTTCTGTGTCAAGAGGATTATGTGATGGTAAGAATCACCAATATCTAAAATTAAGAatgtttaatttttgtataaaaaaacacacatacactatCATTAGTTTTGGgtaaggcaaaataaaaaataagttatattcAGAATAATATTTGAACATATTTGTCCATCTTTCAAAGAttacaagttttaaaattcttctacTCGGAAATCTGTGTTCAGACAATAGATGTATAATTGGAGAGGTAAAAGTTTGGAAATATCAAACATTTTACATGATActtactgagaaaaaaatttaaatatttgttatgttttattcaattttactaaatatttataaaatgcagtGAATGATGATGAATAAAATCACCATTCTGATAATTTTGCAAATGATTTTAAACATTCATCACCcacaaaatttgcatttcttacaTCTATATTTCTGAATGACCCTCTAGTGAGGTGTAttattttatactcttaaaaggaaagaaaaacttgtATGGCTGTACATTCCCCATTAGCACGGGTTTTAGAGAAAATCAAAAGGAGCAGGAATGGAGATAATCAGTCATCATCACCACGGTGTGTATAACTAATGCAGATCCCTCTGCCACTAGAAAGTGAGAAGGATGGCTTATCCAGTCTTGGCTTTACGGGGAAGAGAACTGTGCTTATTGAAGGCCTATGGTGCATCAAGAGAGTCATGCTGAGCATTTGGCCTgaactatctcatttaatttcacaAGTGTATTCTTAGTCCATATTCTTTCTCTGTACAGATGGGGGAAAAGCAGATGAAAGGCTAAGATCTTAACACTTGCAAATGGTAGGAAAGGACATCTTTGATGCTGGTGAGGGAGAGATGTCTAGAATCCAgtgaattaaaaaatgtaaagagatGATGTAGTTTCCTAAATATCACCAGAAACTCATGGGATGGAAATTTTGACTTGGGGCATGGCAGTGAGAGAGTCTAACTTATCTGAAGGaccagaaaaatggaagaaaggcaTCAAATAGCAAGAAATTCTATACTTGTATGGAACtccataaaaatgattataaaagaaCATTGATAAACATTgagtgaataataaaaaaaatcaaaataaatatttcttagaaaaataggTGGCAAATTGTCCagcacataaaaagaaaagtaatgtgGATGACCATTTCCTAAAACAGATTACAAAGTTGATACAGAGCCAAGATAGAGTAATTATGGGAACCCACTAGAAGTCTTATTATGAAAAAGACCATctgattaatatttataattgtcTTAGTGACAATTTAATCTCTCAGAAGGTTACAACAGAGAACCTCTCCCGGGCACTTAATTTTGACTAACAAGGATAGATGAATATGAATTGATGGCATGGAAATGACTATCTTGTATTattggtgatgaaaatgttcactGGATATACTGTCTTGGACTTTGGGAAAACAGACTTCaccatttaaataaaagataacttGTACCCTAGGGCAGGAAATTATAAAAGCTGTAGCATCACATGAGTAGAGCCACCATTACAAATGAGTCCAATGAAGCAGAAAAAAGTTGTCCTTAAAACAATTGAATATAAGCTGAATGAAAGAAATTACTCAGAATAATCATTAAAATACCATCATTAAAATACCATGTTGTGGTAACACAACAGTCATGGATCAAAAATGGAGGGAGATTAGGTTAACTCAGTTTAAATACCCCATTTATTGGGAAAATCCAAAGaaattgtttttttgcttttgcttactGCTAAGGCAGGtgatcagtaataataataataacaacaataataatagtgttCCCTAAATCTGAATCTGTTTTGCTTTCCCTCTTAAGGATAAAGTTCTTCAA
This region includes:
- the ZNF804B gene encoding zinc finger protein 804B encodes the protein MACYLVISSRHLSNGHYRGIKGVFRGPLCKNGSPSLDFPEKEKSTAKALEDVKANFYCELCDKQYHKHQEFDNHINSYDHAHKQRLKELKQREFARNVASKSWKDEKKQVKALKRLHQLAELRQQSECVSGNGPAYKAPRVAIEKQLQQGIFPVKNGRKVSCMKSALLLKGKNLSRSISDKQWSTAPNRHQLQTDRRCLFGNRVPHTSSDHSNANHRTGVSFSFSKKVHLKLESSAAVFSENTEETHDCNKSPTYKTKHTAEKRMCCRFANEDAHLAKEKDINISPSHLESVLHTTFSISSQILQDKNDSVDETLEGSLGIRASFSKSKICLSDAKFTPSSRAKETRKTLKNTSENCINHSCQTNVSSCPPNIYRHSDARIFECLDEFQSLEPSEQSSTVHLNPNSRKEKREKSLDKTERASKNVQRLIREACPHDRKAKPLPFLHVQSKDGHTTLQWPTELLLFTKTEPCISYGCNPLYFDFKLSRNAKHGHDPEDLKTDLDLLKEPSEMKTTIENQVSGLIKDQQQLIQEDNQSLKPKMMVVHPDWENFQRKYNLGHNDSESNVTECNLNASDLEKKNPEVPAYLDISLNNFVGNNNNSENELKETSRAHWPSCQRIILKDANEGVSFSPYVSRTKKHKLISCDPPVDFEDGNQVTWNSSPYTVRGHSDCGKNFRVILNSNHISMTSRASGCGNTSYKRGSPKSSLNRHSSPSDTSPGSTPSLRSTCSNNRSSGRGRGNLLYFCKRHHNSTERHRRKRRKHSCLCLSDELAKSDCPPSETQRGRSCKLWESVKNEKYSKHGYSHCREKYKVGKNQQFSGPKSRRIPHCDASSQTSCARSSENPPNCQGLQHSRLGFYSRKKMYYSNKSERSQQSLDSPHLCDLGKVKPTQSNPGNISCLLRNCSDSPSETTELNIVEGKSTPLTAKSLLERVQAKKRQEQSTHFEVTSDSCKNESEAHSPIQCTIQFIPPGCTSPALPMSKNIQNTSRRRKDKGSSMQRTTEKDTVKSSQTNDFSVLGDTNCDNHLSKGIIHGAAESHSPNMKKNPTTKEQSKSLISEFQPFIQSCDPVPNDFPGAFPSNRYTDVIDSTETKEDRINLDLEDVSMHMNHVEGTINSYYDRTMQKHDKVADDLEMCHKSFSPPLIQQPITFSPDEIDKYKLLQLQAQQHMQKQLLSKHLRVVPATGPTAFSPASAVQTVPVHPQASITTIHHTFLQHFVSASINAHSSHLPIAHLHPLPQPHFNPFAFSPLTPTIIPAHHTFLAGHPLHLVTTAPFHPPHITLQPLPPAAYIPTLFGPHLNPATASIIHLNPLIQPVFQGQDLCHHSCSSQMQPINGVKEALNVPTHLN